From the Bacillus sp. FJAT-22090 genome, the window TTTGAATCGGCAGTTTTTTGTAAATGGTTGGAGGATGAATCGAGGATAAAATATTTAGTAGATTCAAAAGCTACACAAGCTGTTAGTCGCAAACATAATGTAAGCTTACTTGGAGCAGATTTTGATTTAGTTCTTGCCGCGTATATTGTTAATCCCTCTATTTCTTCTGATGATGTATCAACAATGGCCAAAGAATTTGGCAATTATGATGTGCTCACAGATGAAAATGTATATGGAAAAGGAGCAAAGAAAGCTACTCCTCCATTGGACAAGCTTGCAGAACATGCAATTAGAAAGGCTCAGGCTGTATGGAAGCTAAAGCCTATATTAGAAAAGAAGTTAGAAGAAAATGAGCAGTATGCTTTGTATAAAGATATTGAATTGCCGCTAGCATCGATATTAGGAACCATGGAATCGGATGGTGTAAAAGTTGATGTTGATGTTTTAAAAGAAATGGGAATCGATTTGAATCAAAAACTTCGAGCGATCGAAAAAGAAATTTACGCTTTAGCTGGACAAGAGTTTAATATTAATTCCCCGAAACAATTGGGCGTTATCTTATTTGAAAAAATAGGGTTAACACCTTTAAAGAAAACTAAAACAGGATATTCAACTGCAGCTGATGTACTTGAGAAGCTAGAAGGTGAACATGAGATTATTTCCCATATTCTAAACTACCGTCAATTAGGGAAGCTTCAGTCTACCTATATTGAGGGATTGACAAAAGAAATACACGGGGAAGATCAGAAAATTCATACACGATACCAACAAGCATTAACTTCCACAGGACGTTTAAGCTCGATAAATCCAAATCTACAGAATATCCCTATACGATTAGAAGAAGGAAGAAAGATTAGAAAAGCATTTGTTCCTTCCCAACCAGATTGGATTATGTTCGCAGCAGATTATTCCCAAATAGAACTTCGAGTACTTGCTCATATGTGTGAAGATGAAAAATTAGTGGATGCATTTAATCATGATCTGGATATCCACACAAAAACTGCGATGGATGTTTTCCATGTAGGAATAGATGAAGTCACATCAGATATGCGTCGTGCTGCTAAAGCGGTTAATTTTGGAATTGTATATGGCATCAGCGATTATGGTTTATCACAAAGTTTAAATATTACGCGAAAAGAAGCTGCTACTTTTATAGACCAATACTTAAACAGCTTCCCAGGGGTAAAAGATTATATGGATGATATTGTACGCGAAGCAAAACAAACTGGTTATGTGACGACAATTCTAAAGCGAAGAAGATACTTACCGGATATCACAAGTTCTAATTTCAACCTTCGCAGTTTTGCAGAGAGAACTGCTATGAATACACCGATCCAAGGAAGTGCGGCAGATATTATTAAAAAAGCAATGATTGATATGGCTAAACGCCTGAAGGATGAAAATCTGCAAACGAAAATGTTATTGCAAGTACACGATGAACTTATTTTTGAAGCACCTAAAGAAGAAATCGCTATACTTGAAAAAATTGTACCTGAAGTAATGGAAGGAGCAATCAAGTTGATTGTTCCATTAAAAGTAGAATATGCTTATGGCTCATCTTGGTACGATACGAAGTAAGGAGTTTTGAAATGCCAGAATTACCAGAAGTAGAAGGACTTGTACGTTCACTTAAGCCAATTGTTACTGGCAAAACAATTGAATCGGTAAAAGTTTCACAAACTATTATTGATTCTAAAGCAAATGGAAAAGAAGCTATCTTGAAAGGGTTAGATGTAGAATCCTTTCGAGAAGCTCTGCCTCATATGAAGATAGAGCGAATTGATAGACGTTCAAAATATATTTATTTTCATCTACAAAAAGATGGGACTCCATATTTACTCGTTTCTCATCTTGGTATGTCTGGGGCTTGGTTTTATGTAAAGGGCTTACATGAAATTTTGGAGGATAAATTCAAACGGCATATACATGTCATCCTGCATTTTAGTGAGGGTGACATGCTTGTATATGCAGATATTCGTCGCTTTGGAGAACTTCGATTTTTAAATAGCGTTGAAGATTATCCTCCTTTATTATTAATGGCACCTGAGCCTTTTGATCAAAACGCTTTAGATCATTACTTAGAAATGAGCATATTACCAAAGTATGAAAATAAACCGATAAAAGAATTTATAATGGATGGTCATGTTGTTTCTGGGTGTGGAAATATATACGCTACAGAAGCATTATTTCGTATGCGAATTCATCCTGGGCGTAAAGTAAAAAGAATTAGTAAAGAGCGTAAGATACAATTATTTAATGAAATCGTCATCGTTCTTTTAGATAGCATTGAAAATGGGGGCAGCAGCATTTCTGACTATCGTCAGATTAATGGAGAGTCAGGTAAAATGCAGAATCGGTTGCAAATGTATGCGAAAAAGACTTGTCCAATATGTAATGCAAAAACTCTACAGAAAACGATTGGCGGAAGAACTTCTACTTATTGTGGAAAATGTCAGAAATAAGGGAGGAAGCAAATGATTATTGGGCTGACTGGTAGTATTGCTAGCGGAAAAAGTACCGTTTCCAACATGTTGAAAGAATTAGGTTATCCTATTGTTGATGCTGACTTAGTTGCTAGGGTTGTAGTTGAAAAGGGAACGATGACGCTAGAAACGATCAAAGTAGCATTTGGAGAAGAAGTTTTATCAGAAGATGGAACGCTGAATCGAGAAAAATTAGGTACTATCATTTTTTCATCACCACAAAAAAGAAAGCAATTAAATGATATTATGCATCCGGCTATCCGTGAAGAAATGCTTCGACAAAAAAATGTTTTACTGGAAGAAGGTTTTGACACAATTGTCATGGATATCCCCTTATTATTTGAAAGTAAGCTGCAGTCCTATGTAGATAAAATTTTAGTTGTAACTGTAACAGAAGAAACGCAGTTGAAGAGACTAATGGCTCGTAATAATTACTCTTTAGAAGAAGCTAAAGCAAGAATTCAATCACAGTTACCACTATCGATTAAAGAACAAGGTGCAGATGCTGTCATCTATAACAATGGAACAATAGAATATACTAAAGAGCAATTACTCAAAATATTGTCAATTTGGAAAGACTAGTAGTCGGAAAATAAAAAATATTGCGGGTTTCTTTTGCAAGGCTACACAATTGTGAAAATGTGTTATACTAATTCATGGTTATAAAATAAAAAGTATCACATAGTTACAGGAGGATTTTTTTATGACAGCTTCAATCGCAATAAACGGATTTGGACGTATTGGTAGAATGGTGTTCCGCCAAGCAATTGTACAAGAAGACATTAATGTTGTCGCAATTAATGTGAGATACCCATTAGAAACTTTAGCGCATTTAATTAAATATGATTCTACTCATGGAACCTTCGAGGGAGAAATAAGTATTGATAATGATGCACTAATAGTTAATGGAAAGCGAGTTCAAATCGTAAATGATCGTGATCCAGCTAACTTACCTTGGGGTAAATTAAATGTTGATATTGTGATTGAATCAACTGGAAAATTTAATGACGGGGAAAAAGCTGCCGCTCACTTAGAAGCTGGAGCAAAAAAAGTTATTATTACAGCACCTGCCAAAAATGAAGATGTGACGATTGTTATCGGTGTAAATGATGACAAATTAGATGTAGCTAAACATAATATTATTTCGAATGCTAGTTGTACAACAAATTGCCTGGCACCGGTAGCGAAAGTATTAAATGATACATTTGGAATCGAAAATGGTTTAATGACTACTGTACATTCTTATACAAATGATCAAAACAATTTAGATAATCCTCATAAAGATTTACGACGTGCACGTGCTTGTGCACAATCCATCATACCTACTTCTACTGGAGCAGCAAAAGCGCTTACTATCGTGCTTCCAGAATTAGAAGGGAAAATGCATGGAATGGCTTTGCGTGTACCAACGCCAAACGTTTCTTTAGTAGATTTAGTAGTAGATTTACAGAAAGATGTTACTGCAGAGGAAGTAAATGCTGCATTTGTAAAAGCATCTGAAGGATCAATGAAAGGTATTCTAGGAGTAACAATGGAACCTTTAGTTTCAATTGATTTTAATACAACAACAAATTCAACAACTATTGATGGTTTAACAACAATGGTAATTGGAAATCGTAAAGTAAAAGTACTTGCTTGGTATGATAACGAGTGGGGCTATTCGGCACGTGTTGTTGATTTAACAAAAAAAGTTGCTTCATCTCTTTAATCTCTTTCCTCTTTCAAAGTTTTTTGAAAGAGGATTTTTTTTTCTTGCTAATTTGAATAAAACATCCTATAATGAGAATCGTGTACTTCACGTGCACCGACTACTTAAAGGGTTAGGACCTCTTAGGACTAACTTTCCCCCGTGGTAGTCAACTTTGAAAATTTTTAAAACTAAATTTTATCAAAGGGGGAAACGGACATTGGAAACAATGGGACGTCAC encodes:
- the polA gene encoding DNA polymerase I, encoding MSSEKVLLLDGNSLAYRAFFALPLLSNEHGIHTNAVYGFTLMLQKIMEEENPTHMLVAFDAGKTTFRHSTFGEYKGGRQKTPPELSEQFPYVRKLIDAYGIKRYELEMYEADDIIGTLCKQAEEKGQQVIVVSGDKDLTQLATENTTVYITRKGITDIEKYTPTHVKDKYGLTPLQIIDMKGLMGDASDNIPGVPGVGEKTAIKLLKEHGSVENLYQALDTVSGAKLKEKLMANEEQAKMSKVLATIETNAPIEVSVDDIAYSGANMDEVTSIWKELSFKTLLEKSEHVTEEQTASEVTFEILDEINASILKDKMAIHLEMFNEQYHTSELLGIALYDGEQSYFVSGSVAFESAVFCKWLEDESRIKYLVDSKATQAVSRKHNVSLLGADFDLVLAAYIVNPSISSDDVSTMAKEFGNYDVLTDENVYGKGAKKATPPLDKLAEHAIRKAQAVWKLKPILEKKLEENEQYALYKDIELPLASILGTMESDGVKVDVDVLKEMGIDLNQKLRAIEKEIYALAGQEFNINSPKQLGVILFEKIGLTPLKKTKTGYSTAADVLEKLEGEHEIISHILNYRQLGKLQSTYIEGLTKEIHGEDQKIHTRYQQALTSTGRLSSINPNLQNIPIRLEEGRKIRKAFVPSQPDWIMFAADYSQIELRVLAHMCEDEKLVDAFNHDLDIHTKTAMDVFHVGIDEVTSDMRRAAKAVNFGIVYGISDYGLSQSLNITRKEAATFIDQYLNSFPGVKDYMDDIVREAKQTGYVTTILKRRRYLPDITSSNFNLRSFAERTAMNTPIQGSAADIIKKAMIDMAKRLKDENLQTKMLLQVHDELIFEAPKEEIAILEKIVPEVMEGAIKLIVPLKVEYAYGSSWYDTK
- the coaE gene encoding dephospho-CoA kinase (Dephospho-CoA kinase (CoaE) performs the final step in coenzyme A biosynthesis.) — protein: MIIGLTGSIASGKSTVSNMLKELGYPIVDADLVARVVVEKGTMTLETIKVAFGEEVLSEDGTLNREKLGTIIFSSPQKRKQLNDIMHPAIREEMLRQKNVLLEEGFDTIVMDIPLLFESKLQSYVDKILVVTVTEETQLKRLMARNNYSLEEAKARIQSQLPLSIKEQGADAVIYNNGTIEYTKEQLLKILSIWKD
- a CDS encoding glyceraldehyde-3-phosphate dehydrogenase, which translates into the protein MTASIAINGFGRIGRMVFRQAIVQEDINVVAINVRYPLETLAHLIKYDSTHGTFEGEISIDNDALIVNGKRVQIVNDRDPANLPWGKLNVDIVIESTGKFNDGEKAAAHLEAGAKKVIITAPAKNEDVTIVIGVNDDKLDVAKHNIISNASCTTNCLAPVAKVLNDTFGIENGLMTTVHSYTNDQNNLDNPHKDLRRARACAQSIIPTSTGAAKALTIVLPELEGKMHGMALRVPTPNVSLVDLVVDLQKDVTAEEVNAAFVKASEGSMKGILGVTMEPLVSIDFNTTTNSTTIDGLTTMVIGNRKVKVLAWYDNEWGYSARVVDLTKKVASSL
- the mutM gene encoding bifunctional DNA-formamidopyrimidine glycosylase/DNA-(apurinic or apyrimidinic site) lyase → MPELPEVEGLVRSLKPIVTGKTIESVKVSQTIIDSKANGKEAILKGLDVESFREALPHMKIERIDRRSKYIYFHLQKDGTPYLLVSHLGMSGAWFYVKGLHEILEDKFKRHIHVILHFSEGDMLVYADIRRFGELRFLNSVEDYPPLLLMAPEPFDQNALDHYLEMSILPKYENKPIKEFIMDGHVVSGCGNIYATEALFRMRIHPGRKVKRISKERKIQLFNEIVIVLLDSIENGGSSISDYRQINGESGKMQNRLQMYAKKTCPICNAKTLQKTIGGRTSTYCGKCQK